The nucleotide window GGAAAAATACATAATTTACCAGGAGATTTAAATAAGAGAAATAGTTATTTAGTTTTAGACCAAATGAGAACTGTTAATTATAATAGGTTTAGCCAATTTATTGATAAAGGAAACTATATTCAAGTTAAAATAGATGATGCTTTTTTTTATAAAGCGATAGAATCAGTTTTATTAAATTCAATAAGGAGTATGGAGCTAGATAATAAAATAGATTTTTTTATTAAAATCTTAAATAAATTAAAATTAGAAAAATTAGTAAATTTATGCTATTCTTGGAAAAAATTAGAGGAAAAACAAAAAATTTACGAAAAAGAAATAAAAGAATTAATTGATTTATCTGTGAACTATGAAGAAGAATTAAATCAAAAAGATATAGATAATGGAATTCTTGATTTAATA belongs to Cetobacterium somerae ATCC BAA-474 and includes:
- a CDS encoding type II toxin-antitoxin system PemK/MazF family toxin encodes the protein MGLYSKGVIEQHIYYVDFDPVQQNEFNGKHMAIVLQKNKDNQTAIVIPLTSSSKGDNKLNLGKIHNLPGDLNKRNSYLVLDQMRTVNYNRFSQFIDKGNYIQVKIDDAFFYKAIESVLLNSIRSMELDNKIDFFIKILNKLKLEKLVNLCYSWKKLEEKQKIYEKEIKELIDLSVNYEEELNQKDIDNGILDLINNLKK